GTCCTGACAGGTCAGCTTGGCATCCCCTTGTTCAACAAGCTCCTTGTCCTTGATCTGTCCTGTTCCCTTTAGGCTGATATCGCATTCCTTGTTGAGCAAGGTGTAGTTGCCCATATGCTTGGTGGTCGTGTTGATATCCTCACCACCATCGGTACAGATCATGACATTCTTCAGGCGGAGAGAATTTGGGTTCATGGGCAGGTCTTTCGGCTCTCCACCATAGAAAAACAGCATATTATCAACAATGCTCGTGATTGGCCCTGAATCCTTCTTGATGAAGGTAAAGGTAACTTTTCCCCTGTATATTCCGTCGGGGCAGTCCATATTCGTCCCGGATGTCTGCGCATGCACAGCAGCTGGCAACCAGCAGAGCAACCAACAGAAATTGATCAAACAACCATAAAATATGTATGAAAAAATGGAAAGATGTTTCATTCGCTCTTTATCCTTGTGTTTTTTGTTAGTCAGTTCGGCGGGCTGCCTGATCATGGTGGTGTAGGCCTGCTGATTCTTCTGTTCCATAGCGCGTCACTATACCAATATATCGGTATAATCCCCCGTTTTTTTTACATAGAAACACATCCAGCCTCAGCCTGCCTCCTCTTGTACTCCCTTCTTTACCTCTGTCTGAAATCAGGGTACCTTAAAGTAATTCCTCAATACGAATACGGATACGAATACGGATACGAATGCCACACCCCTTGAAGCAGAAAGCCCCCAGGCTATCGAAAAAAATGCTGATAAAAAAAATGTCTCCCAATATAAAAATCCGCCATCTTCCGACTGACCAGTTTGAAGATCGTCCAAAAGGTATCGAAATTGACACCCTAATCATCCACTCAATGCATAATCCAGAAGAGAAAAACGGCTTTTCCGCCTTGTCCTGCAAAAAATGTCTGGACAAGTATGGCGTTTCAGCGCATTATTTAATCGACCTGAGCGGCACCGTGTGGCAATTGATCTCAGAGGACAAAAAGGCTTGGCATGCCGGAATCAGCAGAATGCCAGAGGACGGTCGAGAAGGAGTGAACGCCTTCAGCATCGGTATTGAACTCATCGGCAGCGAAGAGACTGACTTCACCGAGACCCAGTATCAGGCCTTGGCCCTGCTGACCCAAGACATTCTCTCCCGGCACCCTCTTCAATATATATATGGTCATTGTGATATTGCACCGGGCCGAAAAACCGACCCTTGGGGCTTGGACTGGCCCCGGTATCGAAAAGACATTCTGCGGTCCTGCACTGTTACAAACCTACGCTTTTCACCGTCCGTGACAGCAGTACCTGTCAACGGCAAAAACTAGGTTTCCCCTTGTCCTGTTCATTTTTATCTTTCAACTTTCCCCAAAATATATATATTGAAAGATTAGCTTTTTTTTGATTAAATATATTATATAAATAAAAAAAAATTACACCATGGCCATTTTTTTATACTCATATAAAGTTTCTTTAATCTATGATCAAAACCAGCTATCTCTTACAAGGGATAATCTGGCAAAAATAAACGACAACGGCAAACGCAACAAACGTGTCCTTCGTTATCGTACAACCCGGCATCTCTCACCATAAGGAGCCTAACCAT
This is a stretch of genomic DNA from Candidatus Electrothrix rattekaaiensis. It encodes these proteins:
- a CDS encoding N-acetylmuramoyl-L-alanine amidase, with protein sequence MSPNIKIRHLPTDQFEDRPKGIEIDTLIIHSMHNPEEKNGFSALSCKKCLDKYGVSAHYLIDLSGTVWQLISEDKKAWHAGISRMPEDGREGVNAFSIGIELIGSEETDFTETQYQALALLTQDILSRHPLQYIYGHCDIAPGRKTDPWGLDWPRYRKDILRSCTVTNLRFSPSVTAVPVNGKN